Genomic DNA from Lactuca sativa cultivar Salinas chromosome 8, Lsat_Salinas_v11, whole genome shotgun sequence:
AGTGAAGAATGCATAGGGGTAAGAGGATCTTTTTTCTTTTAGGTCAAAAGAACCATACTCCCAAATAatgttttgtttatatctatTCTTACCCTTAAATATTTAGTCCTCTAAGATCTTGTAATCCTAGTCCTTTTTTAAATAACTATAATATATTTTGAGAattttttattctattttaagATAATCGAATTCATCTCTTTGTGTTTGTAGTTCGTCAATATCAGATTTTGATTCAGATTCTAGATAATATAGATTCTAAATCATCTCTtgtaatagactttgggaagttATTATTCTATTTATtctaatttatgatttttttttactgTGGTTATGGTTAGTGTTTGATCCAAAATCATTATACCTTGGGATAACAATGAACTTGTTTACTGTAGTTTGActtaaatgtttatttaaaatTGTTTACGGTAGCTAAGGTTAATTTCTGATACGCGTTGAAAActaatgaaattttttgtttttgttggtgGTTGTTGTTAACCTAACGGTCTGATTAGGTTATCTGatattttgtattttatataatATCAAATTTCTTGTCTGAAATATACTAGAGGTTACTAATTGAAAGTAAAAGAACATAAACTTTATTTGGATTATGTACCATGTTGACGGTTATGTTCTTTTGTTATTTTATCTTAAAGTTACTATTCTGTGTAATGTAAATAATTCCTTGTACATATTATATTTGTGTAAAATTAATTGTGAAAAAAATGTAATtctttaattataaattatttattaaataattttaatgtttttaattattctcaTAATGTTAGAAATATTCTATTATTTTGTTCTATATTAAGTTCAGAACATAATATTTTTTTAGTAATGTTCTTTTTACATAACTGCTTATCTATATCCTAACTTAATTGTTTTAATAAAAGTATGGTTTATGTTTTGATGCAGATGAAATGAAGAAGTTACTAAATCAAGGGAAAAAAGAGTTTTTGATTCTAAAACAAAGAATGTTCAACAACTTCtatcataaaaaataaataaagagcaAAAAAGATCATAGTTCATGATACCTTATCTGATTGCTCGCCATTTGATCGAGAGGCACCAACAAAACATAAACAGATACATATGACATTATTGTTGTCATTTTAGAATATATGATGTATAATGTTGATATTTAATTATGTATATGTAggatattctaatagaataataaTGTATATTGTCTATTTTCAAAAGTTACATGTAGAATATTCTGACAGAACAATGTTCTAAGATATTCTAAGTTTCATGTAGAATATCCGAATAAAATAATTCTTAATTAAACTTAGGCTTTTTCTATACTTTGATAGAATAATGTTCCAGGATATTCTAAGTTATATATTGAATATGCTAATAGAATAATTATGAATTAAATTTAGGCTTTTCTTTTATATTCATGATATGTTAGTATTTTAGTTAGGGAACTGATTCGTACACAACATTTtttctccatacacaacaatttgtgctttaaaatgttgtattttacaACTCTATAAcgcataaattgttgtgtatggcaaaaaattgttgtgtacgaatcactaTTCTAAATGTTCAATATTTAATAGTATGTCATTAATATGTAATTGTTATGAAATTGTGTGGAATATTTTGACATTAAAGTGTAATATTCTAAAATTATgttataacatataatatcaacTTATATTATGAAAGATTCTAATATTATATGTAATATAATGGATTATCACCTTATAATGTTATAAGAATGTCAAGAAtaatttatagaaaacaaaattgtCTATGATTAATGTGTAATATTCTGAATTTATGTATAATATTATGATATTAACGTGCAATATTCTGAATTTATGCATAATATTATGGTATTAATGTATAATATTCTGAAGTTATGTTATAAGGTGTAATATTTTAATTTGGGTCACCCTTCCTTTCAAATGTGTAGGAAACCATAGTTACAAAATTTTCAAACCAGTGAAAATCACATAAGTTGATAGAGTGAAATGAAAGTTTTTAGGAGAACTATCAACTTGGTCTCTAAAACTTGAAAGGTATTTTAAAAACCCAATAGTTTGAAAATCATATTTAATGTTTGTACCATAAAAAATCTATCATAATATTACAATGTTTGATAAAAGGAGGAATGATAGATTTCAAATGGGTCTTATAAAGTTATAGTCAGATAACATTGCACTAGAAGTCATAAACATGTCTTAACATATAAAATCTATTACATATTCATTAATCTCAACACCTCTTGTCAAAAGCGTTTGGTTTGAAACATTCAAGTTGCTTTCAAGTTGGGATTCATCAGCTAAAATtttctacaaaaaaaaatgaaagaattttTAGAATCGATAATagattaaaataaatacaatGTTTCTATATAAGTGATTCAAACTTAACATTGGTTATGATTTACAAAATTATATTCATAACTTTCaatgatggtattcaattaatcAATGTGTAATATTCTGATAGACAATAACACCGTGTAATTACATATGGGTTTTGGTATCCAATCAATTTAATCAAATTAATGTGCATAAATAGATAACATTACCTTGGATTTATGAATTATTTTTCCATTGTGATAAACTAATGAGTCATACATATCTATTATCATAATTGATGTAActctatcatacatacttattATCATAATTAATGTAATTGTATGTATGTTGaatattctataagaataatACACAATGTTTGATGAAACCAGAatatatagtatatttaatatagcgaacttttttataataataaaataatttaatacATATTGATATAATAATATTACACATTGACGGTTGTTATTCAATAACATAATATTAACCcttaacacataattttaatatattacacAGTCATATTAGAATATTACACATTAAAATGAATATTAGACATGGTATATCACAATTTAGACATGTACCACCTAATATATAACATATATGAAATCAAACTACTTGAttctttcaacaaaaaaaaaacaaactagaATATAACACTATATATCTCTGCACATTGAATATCTAGAATCCTCAAAATGAATAACCATTAGCTAAAATGAATTCAATGCTTGAATGATATTCTTATTCAACATCATTAATTTGAGCTACGAAAAGAAATATCCAATTAATATTTATCATTGTATATTGATTTACAAATTATATTCCAAGcacaatattaaaatatgaaaCAATAAGAATAATACACAATGGTTGATAAAACCATAATATATAGAAtacttaacataagacaataagcATTTGTTTACTTTTAAACTTATCGatctttttataataataaaataatttaatacATATTGATATAAGTATATTACACATTGACGATTGTTATTCAATAACAATAGTAGAATATTAACCCTTAATGCATAATTTCAATATATTACGTAATTATATTGGAATATTATATATGATTTCAGAATATTAAACATTAACAAGAATATGAGGACATGTAATATCATAATATTAGacaataataacataacatataaaatatatgaaATTAAACTACTCGATTAtttcaacaacaaaaaaaaatataacactATATATCTTTATATGTAGTATATCTAGAATCCAAACTAAAAAACCAATAGTTGAAATAAATTCAATGCTTGAATGAGATTCTTCTTCAGCATCATTAAGTTGACCTACAAAAAGAATATCCAattaatatttatcattatatAACGATTTACAAATTATATTATAAATATGAGAAATATGGAATTACGTACaagtaatgtttttaattattttgataaaaataatgtattgtgtaaaGTAATAACAACAGGATGAAGATCACAATAATTTGCATTTTTTTGGAATGTTTCAGTAAAAACACAATGTTAAGAGCTTATATGCTcataacttataattattatgaaCTAAAAATACATTATGGTATGATTAATATTCTAGAGTCGAAGTTATTTAGACCATTGGATTCAACCGATGAACAACTATGATCAAGATCAGTATTTCAAAAAGTCATCATTGGTTAGCCACACAAAATCCTAACTTTTTATAGTAACCTTAGTTTTTGCAGTAACTTGACACTTAAAAAATAACAATCTAAAAGTAATAAGCACATTGAACaaataaaatttacaaaaatGAATGTTAAACCCAACAATGAATGGTTTCAAGATGCCATTAAAATTGCAGTAGTTTAACCATGTGAAAGATGAAAAATCTAGATATAAACATTAGAGACTTACCAAAGAAAAATCTAGATATATTTAATTTGACACTATAATgtatttcaattaacaatttaagtattttgtccaaactgttcaaaaattatagctttaaactgataatagtttatatacaacaacattttaaatctaataaattaattataatatgttaaaagttaaagacagaACTTTTTaattagaagtaaatatattattttaaaattgaacttTATTAACTTTATtaatcaacttataatcattattagaaagacactacaatttatcacttttaattactTACAAAAAAATTGGGTTATTTAAGTTAAatgaaaatttatatttaagttgaccctgtaatgttatatttaaattaataatttaagtattttatacaaattgttccaaaattgtatctataaaataataatgatttacatccaatactatattaaaactaataaattaaatataatatgttaaaagtaaaaaaaaaacataactttataagtagaagtaatgatattattttaatattgaaatttagtttatatatgattacactttaggtatgatatttatttaaccttattaaccaacttataattattattagaaagaaattgaaaagtcatgagagtttcaaatcaacgcggtgaaaggaaaaatgcttcatttataatatatatatatatatatatatatatatatagagagagagagagagagagagagaggagagagaggtaggttcaaatgtttctcacatctattgtgtgctagaatgcaccaataaaaaTTGAGTAAgcattaaatgtatattaaatgatatccatatttataaatcatttttatggaaattaatttaattcgtcattaatgtcaataataatattttttcagaatgaattcatatataaaataataagagtgtattctaggagaacgagagtatattctattagaatacaccctcattcttcatatttcatacaactttattgtattttaagtgagtgagtcctgaaattatgttattgctgacataaaaacctagatacgaattcattctgaaagaatactattgctgacattaatgacgaatttaattaatttccataaagagaaaaattataattatggatatcatttaatatacatacaattatggaaaccatttaatatctatcattatttaattaaatagtaatataattttactaaatttctattggtgcattctagcacacaataaatgtaaaaaacacttttaacctaaccctatatatatatatatatatatatatatatatatatatatatggatgagtgaatatacccttaagggtatataagcttaggtacccaaacttaCCATACTATGTCGTTTTGTATCATTtatatacattgtaattgtctaatgttcttataattcaacttataacttgatttatttcaaagatttttataaatttcacatttatcttcctcttacataattttcattttcaactataatatatataacttAGTAGGAAGATAatattgaaaatttgaaattgtGAAAATAAATCAAGTTAAGGATTGAAGTTTTTAAGaatattataatgaatatataaaaaaaacgatgtattatggtgagtttgggtacctaagcttatatacccttaagggtatattcacttttcctatatatatatatatatatatatatatatatatatatatatatatatatatatatatatatatatatatatacacacacacacacacacacgttttCAAACGACAATATAAATTGGAGTTGGTCAGTATACCAACATCATATATTTATCTACCAAAACAAAAGACCCGTTTAATTATATTTCAGACGAACGTTCCGAATTTATTCTTCGTATCATGGACATTTCATATTACGTATTCATATTTTGGAATCTGAGTACCATTCAAAAATTTGTTTTAACTGATAATCTAGATTTATTTTTTCTGTAAAGAGTGATACTAAAATGTACTTGTATGATCATAATGgatataaaaaaaatcacattTCAGAGTTGTTTATCGTATTCCAAAATTCTTATACGCAATCCGGAATACGGAAAATTGTTTGCAAACTAAAATGCAAGTAAATTAAATAGTGAAACTAACCTGGTTTGATGAATTCCTAACAGAGAAGAGAATGCTtaaaattttttgaaattttggtaGCAAAAAGTTTGGAATACAATAGTGTCCGACATGTTGATTCTTGTTTTGGTGTGACCCTGTATACATAACATTGACATAGTATTAGTTTGATCGGTTCCGAAATGGCCATTCGTTATCAAATGGTTAgttttacaaaaacaaaaaaaaggttaaaaattgttattattattaaaaaaaacaccCTAAAATATATGATTAGATTACTtaggtgttgtttttttttttttgaggcaaaatgtctgcagtctgcagactacatctgtagacctctgcagtagaagaggtggaccaaacgtctgcagtctgaaaaaagaagactgtttgtttttttaacatctgcgagctactaaaataaactgaaatctaaataaattaatatttttaaacttcaaagtgattttttaatacttttatgactttgttataaataattaacgaatctatatcaacttttatgtattattgtataaaaaataaaaataaaaatgtaatGAATTAAcggatatatttgataaaaaccaacttTGGTTacaaagttataactaaacattataattagtaaTCAAataatttgatacataaatagaTGAAAATAAACTtcaattttttcaattaaatccattaaaaacgtaccatgcatattttctcgagaaattgacgatactgtattaaataatgttttacaaaatttggcaaaaaaatataagaatatattatgatttttttttcatatttatataaaaaacttcaacgattattattttaataaatctttatttataaatttgtcaaaaatatcatgtttgtattgtcgaacgttttttttttaagttttgtaattttttttcaaattgtttattgtTAATAAAGttagaaaaaatataaattaaaaaaaaaactttaaaaaataaagatatatatgtttttttaggctagaagatgtctgaagatgttagaagactctggtctacatctgcgccaagaagagggcgtGCAGACATTTTTAGctctgcagtcttcaaaaaaacaaaccgTCTACGAAGACTAATGTCTGCGCGGCGCAGAAAGAAGAGGTCAcgcagatctgcagacaaaaaacaaacactaccttcATTCCTCCTCCCCCCACCCCATCCCCCTTATAATATTTATGTTAGTTTTATggtctattatatatatatatatatatatatatatatatatatatatatatatatatatatatatatatatatatatatatatatatatatatatatatatatataggggatggttcaattgagaaaaaaaaaggttaagaatgggggaatcattctcagccaatcatttatttttgccgcaaaagcctccaacgtaccggcggaaatgggaaacgaatgcacatgtgttttccaacataacatatttccttaaactatgctaatcattaccttaatatatacaaaaacatagtttttttcgttttttttttaatttttataagctatttttatcaaaaaaatgattttaaatataccaaaattcatgattttttattctctacaaatagacatccatattgatatagttttaagataaaataaaaattttattttttttatattttcagctatcggtattcataaatgaataacaatgcatcaggttttattacagtacattcgttattcacttatgaataaaaagtatgatttttttttacaatttaagtatcattcatatataaatataacatataataaacatagtatattcatattttaatattggacgatgaattcacttgtgaatattaacataatatatttacttgtgaatattagatggtatattcacttatgagtattaaaggatatttcatatgtgaatatgacatagtattacatggtatatcacatgtgaatattacagagtatattcacttgtgaatattagatgatatattcacttatgaatattacacaatatattcacatatgaatattacaaggtatattcacatatgaatattgaaggtattttgacaaatatatataatttttatatgttattcacatatgaataacatacagacttgcatatttgttttgtgtttttaataatcatatactgattcaggtgagaaaacatatttatatgtgaatataacgtgctaatttagtttatgcatttcatcaaacagttggagtgcaaacaagtaaactattttaaaaatgttaaaacatcaatttatcaattccaaatcatcatatacttccgatttcgacttcagatgcgacatcctatctctgatcgatttctcaatttgattttgatttccgaaaatccgaTTGGGAACCTGTGATTACCAATTCTAAGTCCCTCAATGTCGACTGTGACTGCGAGTCCATAACTCCGATTCCTATTTCATGAACAACGAAGAAATTccggtttagttgaagaaatctggatgctTATTGAAGGTTGGAGGAAAAAATTTGATGATGAACGAACAATTATCGAATTTtctatagttacgtatttgagattgaaggttattacgatatttacaagtttgtcaccgtgtcttttatgcttagattaaatgagtcgctgagaatgattcccccattctcaaccttttttattttcttaattgaacccacctctctctctctctctctctatatatatatatatatatatatatatatatatatatatatatatatatatatatatatatatatatatatatatatatatatatatatatatatatatatatatatatatatatatatatatatatatatatatatatatatatatatatatatatatatatatatatatatatatatatatatagaaattaAACTGAACCATACCAAAAAGGGACTCAGTCATCGACAACTTCCGGAGATGCTGGTAATTGGACCGGCAACCGCCGTTCGCATTCCCGCCGGCCGCTTTACTCGGGGCTGCTGTCTCCTTTCGAAAGCAAGCAACGTTTTCGTTCCCTGGTACTACTTGCATACCTACATCTTACATATGAAGGTTTGCAAGTAGCCTTCGTAACTACTTGCAAACCTTCAACATTTCTCCCATTCAACTGCAATCGTAATAACTACATACATTCAGATTTTGCAAATATAATGTTTCTTTGAGATTACTCTCGCTACAGTTATTACAAATTGTTAGATGTACGCACCTAATTTTAATTTTTAGCTGATAATGTTGAAGATAATGTTCTAAAAATCGTTAAGCTAGGCTGATCTTATTTTGTGAATCGACTGAGTGTAGGAATACGATTACGAGAAATAATAATTTGACAAAGGATGGAATTAGAGCTTCCGCCGGGCAGCTGTTAGGTCCTGTTGAACAGGCAAAGCCTCAGCTGTATCATCCGTTAGAGGACATTTCAGATTGTGAAGAATCGGATGAGAATGGGGACGCCATACTTAAACCTGCTGAAACTAGTCGGACTATTATCGAGGTAAATTTCACACATGTAAACAACCACCTACCTAAATTGACACTTTCATAGATGTAAATTGATCATAAGATGTTATTTTCAGACGAACAGCAAAGGTTTGCTTATGTTCTCAGGTCTGGTCAGTGATGAGGTCTATGAGAATGTGTTCTTGCCTGATTTGCCTTATGTCAAGGGTGAACATGGAAGTAAGTTCTTCCTCACTCCGTCTTTCTATTGTGATACCTCTTGTCTTTTTGAATATAATTATTGGCATTTTTTCAGATATATATTTCCAAGTGAAGAATGATGAAGATGTTCTGCAAGCTCTTGCTTCTGGGGATAACCTTGTGGTAAGATTAAGAAACATGATCTGTTGCTGTTGTGAACTTttgtgaaaattaaaaaaaaaaatcaattaacaAACTAGGTCAATGCAGCAAGTCATAATAGGCTTAGACACCACAGAAATGGTGAATGAGATGGAGTCGTTAGGTCAATCAGACGATGATTCTGATTTTGAGGATGAAGATAGTGATTTTGAAGATGATGAGAGTGACAACTATGGAAAGGTGATAACTGAAACTTCATTGATTTTATTTGTCTTCTTTCATGTTCTTGATCATGCTTATATGTTTGCAGGATTGGGTTTCAGTTCTAGATGATGGTGATGAAGATTCTGACAGGTCCCTTGGTGATTGGGCAAAATTGGAAACCATGCGATTGTCCCATCCAATAGATTTTGCTAAACAGCTGGCAGATG
This window encodes:
- the LOC111876669 gene encoding uncharacterized protein At3g49140 produces the protein MLVIGPATAVRIPAGRFTRGCCLLSKASNVFVPWNTITRNNNLTKDGIRASAGQLLGPVEQAKPQLYHPLEDISDCEESDENGDAILKPAETSRTIIETNSKGLLMFSGLVSDEVYENVFLPDLPYVKGEHGNIYFQVKNDEDVLQALASGDNLVQVIIGLDTTEMVNEMESLGQSDDDSDFEDEDSDFEDDESDNYGKDWVSVLDDGDEDSDRSLGDWAKLETMRLSHPIDFAKQLADFVSEVPINYMDQPPSGISIHGLLRPAFVGENSKQELQKDESFGNGTSYYKLEMIKMQLISAHGNQAYVEVEDFSRSGPDAVAHSADKIISRIKSGGDKMTHAFKSLCWRCKGIQVEEVALIGVDSLGFYLRVCSGRQVETLRFTFKNRASSEYGVESQLNGLLFPLTMSQQLKKEVKL